CCTGGTCGCGCAGGGCCAGGATGGCGCCACGGATTTGTGCTGCCGCGCCCACGTCCACGCCCCAGGTCGGCTGGCTGACGATGAGCAGTTTCGGGCCGGCGTCGATTTCGCGGCCCATGATGAATTTCTGCAAGTTGCCGCCCGAGAGCGACTGCGCCGGCGCATCCGGCCCACCGGCCTTGACGCCAAAGCGCTCGATGATGCTGCGCGCCTGCGCCCGCAGCGCGCCCAGGCGAATCCAGCCGCCGGCGCCAAGCGCATCCTCGCGCGTGAGCAGCAGGTTGTGCGCCAGCCCCAGGCTGGGCACAGCGCCGCGCCCGAGGCGCTCCTCGGGCACGAAGTGCAGCCCCAGCGCACGCCGCTGGCCCGCACCCAGGCGCCCGGCAGCAACCATGCCCTGGGGGCCGCGAATTTGGACCATGGCGGGCGCCGCACGCCGGTCCTCGCCCGAGAGGGCGTACAGCAGCTCTTTTTGCCCATTGCCCGAGACACCGGCAATGCCCACCACCTCGCCGGCGCAGACCTGCAGCTGCAAATCGACCAGATCGACGCCAAAGGCATCGCCGCGCGCCAGGCTCAGGCCCTGCACGCTGAGCACGGGCGCGCCCGCCTGCGCTGCACGCGGCACATGCACCGGCGGCTCGGCACCGATCATCAGGCGCGAGAGCGAGGCGTTGCTCTCCTGGCGCGGGTCGCACACGCCCGTCACCTGGCCCGCGCGCACCACGGTGCAGGCGCTGCACAGGGTGCGGATTTCGTGCAGCTTGTGGCTGATGTAGAGAATGGAGCAGCCCTCGCGCGCGAGCTGCTGCAGCACGACAAAGAGCTTTTCCACCGCCTGCGGCGTGAGCACCGAGGTCGGCTCGTCCAGAATCAAAAGGCGCGGGTTGGTCAGCAAGGCGCGAATGATCTCCACGCGCTGCATCTCGCCCACCGAGAGTGTGTGCACCGGGCGCAGGGGGTCGATGTCCAGGCCGTATTCGCTGGCCTTGTCGGCAATGCGGCGCGTGACCTCGGGCAGGCTGTGCGTGCGGTCGAGCCCGAGCCAGACGTTCTCGGCCACGGTCAGGGTGTCAAACAGGCTGAAATGCTGAAACACCATGGCGATGCCCAGCGAGCGCGCCTCCTGCGGGTTGCGAATGTGCACCACGCGGCCATCAATGCGCACCTGGCCTTCATCGGGCTTGACGGCGCCGTAGATGATTTTCATCAGCGTCGATTTAC
This DNA window, taken from Acidovorax sp. HDW3, encodes the following:
- a CDS encoding ABC transporter ATP-binding protein, which produces MHFSDHPAAGAAVAPAALRLQLTGITKRYPAVVANDGIDLAVRAGEIHAVLGENGAGKSTLMKIIYGAVKPDEGQVRIDGRVVHIRNPQEARSLGIAMVFQHFSLFDTLTVAENVWLGLDRTHSLPEVTRRIADKASEYGLDIDPLRPVHTLSVGEMQRVEIIRALLTNPRLLILDEPTSVLTPQAVEKLFVVLQQLAREGCSILYISHKLHEIRTLCSACTVVRAGQVTGVCDPRQESNASLSRLMIGAEPPVHVPRAAQAGAPVLSVQGLSLARGDAFGVDLVDLQLQVCAGEVVGIAGVSGNGQKELLYALSGEDRRAAPAMVQIRGPQGMVAAGRLGAGQRRALGLHFVPEERLGRGAVPSLGLAHNLLLTREDALGAGGWIRLGALRAQARSIIERFGVKAGGPDAPAQSLSGGNLQKFIMGREIDAGPKLLIVSQPTWGVDVGAAAQIRGAILALRDQGCAVLVLSEELDELFEMSDRLYVLAKGHLSPSVPRADASVERIGEWMSGLWHADVQAHLGALQAQEAADVQA